In Lathyrus oleraceus cultivar Zhongwan6 chromosome 2, CAAS_Psat_ZW6_1.0, whole genome shotgun sequence, the DNA window GTGACGATGAGCAGTGAGTGGAGAGGAGCTGCTAGGGTTTCTCGTCATCACCGTGAGAGAAATACTGAGCGAGAGTGAATGAGACAAGAGGGTTGAGGGAGTAGTACAAAACGACATAGTTTAATGTACTACTCATGCACATTAAAACTTTTAGGTTGTGTGTCATTTGGGCGGGTCAGGGTACCCGCGGTCCAATCTTTACTATCCGGGCCCGCTCATTTAAATTCGATTGAACCTGGTTTCATCACCCGGTAAACCCGTTGGGCCGTTTGAACCCGCCTAATTCCTTCTCTTTTTTTCCAGTTTTTGCGGGTGTTTGTCCAGCCCTACTCATACGGATACTGGATACGTACATGTACCTATGTAACGCAGACAGACAGCACTGATATATGATAAGAACAATCTAAAGTAAGTTGTATTTCAATACACAATGATGGTGTTCAACACGAAATACATAAGCAAAATTCCAAGTTTAATatcaaaatttaaataaataaaaaattgtatCAGAATGAAACTGAGGAATATTTTATTTCCATCTACAAAACAAAGGAATATCAACCTTACATTCTCAGGAATCTCTATGTTAGAACCGAAACAAACATACCCAAAGCGTGCCCAGCGGAATAAGTTTGTGGGGTTCTTTCAAGGAGAGAAGGACATAAAATCTAAAATTATGAATAACATCTTACAATAGTACTGAACCAAAGGACATGTCATAAATTGTTGGATGACTAATTTCTGATATGTTTTGGGTCGGTAAAAGTAGAATGCCCCAGCCACATGTCAGCTTTGATTATTCTCTGTTATTGCTCTTTTGTCACCTTGGGAATCCATTCTGTTTTTAGTTTTTGTAGCTCTAGAGTGCGGTATTCGTATGAGTAGTTTATTGCCAGAATCACTTGCAGTTTATCCGGATACGAGATAAAATTTGATTATTCTCTGTTATTTATAATTGTTTACTTCATTTACGGTTCCCTGCTTATTTTGCAATTGTAAACATAAAATTAAATTGGAATCAGCCAACAAGTGACAATGATAAGCAGGTAACCGTAAATAAAGTAAACAATTGTACAAAGCCAGTAGACTAAGAAAATATTCATTAAAATTTAAATTGAACAAGCTGAGATTAAATCAACTAGCTGATGTTGATTCAACAAACTATTACTAATAGCTAACATTTAACCTAACCCCCAAAACCGTAAAGGGTCCTGCCCTGTCTCTTGAGCGCATAAACAACATCCATAGCAGTAACTGTTTTGCGGCGAGCATGTTCAGTGTAAGTGACAGCATCACGAATAACATTCTCGAGAAAGATCTTGAGAACACCACGAGTTTCTTCATAGATCAATCCACTTATACGCTTCACACCACCACGTCTAGCAAGACGACGAATAGCGGGTTTCGTAATTCCTTGAATGTTATCTCTAAGAACTTTGCGGTGACGCTTGGCTCCACCCTTCCCAAGACCCTTTCCTCCTTTACCTCTTCCTGACATGCTTGGTTTCTTGCAAGATTTCTTAGCTGCTAACTAATTAGAAATTTCGATGAGTGGATGATGTTTATTCTGTGGAGATATACGAGGGGGTTTATATAAAGTTTGAGATGACAAATGTTTTTGCCGTTGGATTGGGTGGTTATCCGTGTGAAAGATCTACTCGAAGATATGAACCCTTGGATTATGAATGATTGGCTGAGTGATGAAAAAATGGGTATCACATGGATCGCCAGGGTGGCTGGGTTTTAATTTTACGAAGTAGCGCTAAGCAGATTTACCGATTTAATAATTTGGTGGAGATTCACTTTTCAAGTAGTAATATAATACTGCTACTAATtttttcagcattttcaaaataataaaaatataaaatagattttttttttttgtatttttagaGTTAATAGTATTTGATTTTCTCTCTAATATAATGATGCactttaaaaatattttttctttttgttaATTAGTAAAACTAAcataaattttaaataaataataaaaaataaataaattgcAAAACAAATAAAATCTCAAAATTATTTCATTGGCTAATCTTCCAATCCTTTTATAATTGTCACATTAGATTTGTTTCAAAAATTGTGTCACTTTTTATAAATTAACTAGTGGTTATATATTTAGTATAGAGCTCTTATATGTTTGAAATcaaataaatataattttttggTTTAGTCAACAATGGAGATCTGAAATAATAGCCATAACAATTATTTTCTCTAAttctatttataagaaaaaaaaattgtttttcatattcattgtttAACTATAAATAGGAATAAGGAGAGTGTTAATGAAGAACTAAGTTGATTAAGATGTTTGCTAATTATGATCCTTTTGTGGGAAAAACATAGGCTAGTTGTTTCGATCCACTGCAATAGTAATGCAGCTATTGCAAAAATTAAGAACTATTGTTATAATGGTAAGAGGCGTCAAGTAAGAAGAAAACACATCATTGTTAAAGAGTGGATATCTAAAGTAGCTATAAGAGTGGATCATGTATGCACTGATGGAACTTAACAGATGTTTGACGAAAGGACTAGTTAGAGAGAAAGTCCATAATACATTGCATTGGTATATTCTCAAATGGGCCACAAGAGGCGATATAAGAACTCTCCAAGTATAAGCGATGCAATATATTAGCCCAACAAGCTTCCTAGTCACCTATTTTTGTTTGGAGAGTTTGCCATTTATCTATAACAATCGGTCATTTATTAAAATACTCACCCATTTATGAACGCATGGAGAATGTCGTGTCCCTACCTAGTAACGATACAAAAAATATAGTCAAAGAGGGGGTCATATTCTCTTGTATAATATGGGAAATAACTATATGTTTCCTACACTCCCAATAGATAAATGCGTTGTTACTACTTTCTTGGATTCTAAGAACCATGCCTAAGAGGTTTTGTAAATACATCAACACTAAGATTGAGTTGGGGGCATTCAATCACTCATAAAACAACAGTATATAGAGTTTATCACCATCCCTACGTGAGTAAACTCTAACACCAGAACAACCATAAAACCCTCTCACGACCATATGCAACTAGAGGTTAACACTCATTGTACTTTTACCAAGTATAATTGGCGCTTATCATGGGGTCTCAGTAAAACCGACATGGGTCATCATCACATCAGATGATTGTATTGCTACTCACGCCTCTAACCCCATTTACCAAACATGGTGAACAAAAAGGTTGCAACTCTGGTCAACACTGATTCTAGTTACGATGAGGATGCAACGACATGAATGTGTACCATCTTGGACGACTTACATCGTTAGAATCACACTATGGAGGCCAAAGTCCTTCACATCcaactgttggtgtaagccctagaggccaatacttttggtacttgtatcaaattatttattaataataaaaggatttttctttattatgtttgtttaataaagtccctaggatagctagtccgtttaatgtatcaagtgtgacttgatcatgagatcacattaaacataaggacactattcttaaagtatctgtagtcgagctttattgtgaagtgggataacattaaagcattaagactattatgtatatagactgatgatcacatctcatggatcatggataaggagttatcaagtcttaaacataggtatgaatattaagagtaatatttataccggattgacccgctatgagaatactatatagaatgttatgcaaagtatcataagttattctcatggtgataatggtgtataccacccttcgacctgaaaccactatggaccctagatgtagagtcgagtattttattgctgatcaaacgttgtccgtaactggataaccataaagacagttgatgggtactccacgaagcatgctgagagacatgagtgacctagatggaatttgcccatcttgcataataggataaatgtctatgggcccaatattgaactggacaaggatgacacggtctatgccttgtgttcaatatagacataagggcaaaagggtaattatacacataagtattatcacagaaggatttgtcagatcacatgacattttcgtgtcttgggtagcagtgatgtgttgctagataccgctcactgtttattatgctaaatacgtgatttaatataattgtcaatgccgcgaaaacctacagggtcacacataaaggacggattgatgagagatagagtaactaagaaacaccgtaaggtacggtgtacttaagtgaattgtagaacattgtaaggtacgatgtacttaagtagaatacgaaatatggtaaggtaccacacgcttaagtgattttggcatattataaaatatgggccacttacacttaagtgggctttttagcttgaagtccacacaagtggttctataaatagaaccattgtgcagaagcattcattgcggttgcattttcgttttctctctctctctctctctctctctctctctctctctctctctcactcactcactcactcaaagccttcattcatagcagctagcactgagattgaaggaatctgttcgtgtggactgagtagaggcgttgtcatcgttcaatgttcgtgatcgctccatagatctgcatcaaaggtttcaatcatcacaagaggtaactattctatcattgatcatgaccattcgtaaggatcactaaaggagaaaattttaatttccgctgtgttttggatcgccGTTCTCCTTCACCAACAACGATAGTAGAAGGATGCCCCTCTTGAGGAGACCAAAATTCTAGACCTATAAATTCTCTCTGATGAGATATGTGGGGCGCCTATGGCAGAGAACTTCAAGTCGCCATCATTGGCAAAGTTTGATGGATGCATCGACCCCTAAGAACACGTTGCATCCATCAACACACATTTGGAAATAATTTGGGCCTCTGATTTCCtaaaatgatgaaaactttgcTCTGGCACCTTCAAGGATGCAATATTAAGGTGATACATTAGCCTACCACGACTCTCAATCCCTAACTATCAGGACCTAATGAAGAAAATATTCCATCAAATTGTGGTCAGCAGACACAGAAAGATGTATACCACCAACCTATTCAACATTCGACAAGGCCCTTCTGAATATATGAGGGAATACCTTACTCGCTTTAAGTCACTATCAAAGTTGTCCACCTCAACCAGGATATGTTCATAGAAGAATTCCAAAATGGGTTGAGGTTTGGGTATTTTAATAAGTCCCTCGCCCATAGGCctgttgtaacacctcaaatcCTAAGTATATATTCTAAAATGTGGGGGAGAGTTAGGTTTCATTCAATTCTTAGAGAACTTGAGAAAAAGGCAAGAGGATAACCCTAGAGCTAGAAGAGGAGATGAAAACCATTGGAGAAGAGTTTGGTTGCTGAAATTCTAAGCTAAGGGGGGAGAATAACTTTAAATAGGGCTTATACATGAGGGATAGGGTAAAAGAGTCATTAACCTCCAATAGGACATTGGGTTGTCCGTTAAATTTTGAGTTTCTACGATATTATGATGTTGATTGGCTGAATTGATGTGTATTTTCATGTATATTTTGGTATGTGGTTATTGAGTTTAAATTGTTAATATTTTTCACCATTGTCGAAGGTTTGAAGCTTTGGGGTTGATATATTTTCGATAAAATTGAGAAGTATAtgtattaaatttttattttaatcattaGATAATTGTAGTACATCAAATTCTGAGATCCGACCTTTTTATGGAATCAAAGTCAGAGATCTGAAAAGGCTTCTAGGGTGGAAAACACATACAAGTAAATTCTAGGTATTTATTCACAGACTCTGGGACTTAGTGACGAACTGATCGATGGGAAAAAAAACCGAATTCTGGGCGACTTCTCTCAACCCTCATGACTTTTGTTATGTCTAACAAAAAAATATCATAACTTGAGAACCGTGACTCCGTTTGGGACGCGGTTCGAAGCATTGGAGAAATAATGCGTAGTACTACATCATGATGACACCCTAAGCTTTCTTCATAATCCTCTGGTTACCGTGACTTGTTTGACCAAACCCAtaattcttcaaacttttcactcggttgaatctgcgaagcaaaggttagtgcaaaaaaccccaattcttggaggacaaaaccccaatggttttattcaagaaaaacccacacaaagcctcaacccaaactaagattccacaatcctatttggacgttatcaccacaacaatgcacaatgctcaacaaagattattatgtgtgattattgagaaatgcaatgaagaatgaagatgaagagcactttggtgtatatctttcacttttcttgttcaatgttgaagaagagactctagaatatttatatgatgcatggaccaaaTAACAGACATAATAATATTATTTTGCAAAATTACACAGCAGAATATTGAGTCCAAGCAGCGACCACTCGATCTGTTCATACAGGTCACTCGACCTGTATGGACCCGAGGCAAAATTATTCAAGTAAAATAGGtgatgagtcgactcaaataggggatgagtcaactcaaacaaagtttttccagggttgagtcgacctatgactcaACCTGTTCAGACCTGTGGCTGCAGGTTCAAATGAAAATAGGCAATGAGTCGACCTAACATGTGGATGAGTTGACTCATTTAGTTTTCCCAGGATTGAGTCGGCCTGTGACTtgacctgttcagacccgagagttatgctccgagtcatgagtcgactcacaaatcttaaactcccaaaaatgagttttgagatgtattttaaccaatttaaaccaatctcttatgaacctaggatattaacgatgatcaagtgcatgattcacatctatgatatgcTCCTATATGCCTGGACACATTGAActtatattttgaacatgttagaggatgaatgcattctataATATGATGATATTGTCCAAAGTGCACGCTATGGCCGATTAGagaggtttgacatcattaaaataaggactaggcaTATTTGCCCTCACACTCCTATCTAAAATGACAAGGTCATGGGCCTTCAACTCCGCCACTCCAAGTTTGGTTTTTCAAACCCTCATTCTCTATGATAAATGATTTCACTATTTTCTGACCCTTGGCGATAGTTACTTGAGAAGTTGAGATCTTGGACTTCAGCTCCTCCATAATTTGGGTATGTTTATGTGTTTAACTTACTCCATAAACCAACCCTAAACAAGTGATTCTACTTCAAGTCATACAACTTATAAGGCTCATTTCTACA includes these proteins:
- the LOC127118787 gene encoding histone H4, with translation MSGRGKGGKGLGKGGAKRHRKVLRDNIQGITKPAIRRLARRGGVKRISGLIYEETRGVLKIFLENVIRDAVTYTEHARRKTVTAMDVVYALKRQGRTLYGFGG